Proteins encoded together in one Lathyrus oleraceus cultivar Zhongwan6 chromosome 5, CAAS_Psat_ZW6_1.0, whole genome shotgun sequence window:
- the LOC127080789 gene encoding uncharacterized protein LOC127080789, which yields MVAHNPICYYVMNNGCVEEHNAFFERPGEAMKSHLKPLFIPEKIEDIPINKILVSCGATVNLIPHHMLRKIGKYDTDAKPHNMVLPNYEGKVGSTLGVIQVEFTVGTVTRSTMFMIVETKANYNLLLGREWIHEVRVVLSLMHQ from the coding sequence ATGGTTGCTCACAATCCAATATGCTACTATGTGATGAACAATGGTTGCGTGgaggagcataatgcattctTCGAGAGACCCGGTGAGGCTATGAAGAGTCATCTTAAGCCTCTCTTTATTCCTGAGAAGATCGAAGATATCCCGATTAATAAAATCTTAGTGAGTTGCGGCGCAACGGTGAATTTGATACCGCATCATATGTTGAGAAAAATTGGAAAATACGATACAGATGCCAAACCACATAACATGGTGCTTCCCAATTATGAGGGAAAGGTGGGTTCCACTCTTGGTGTAATTCAGGTCGAATTTACTGTTGGAACTGTCACCAGATCAACAATGTTTATGATTGTGGAGACAAAAGCCAACTATAACCTATTACTTGGAAGAGAATGGATACATGAGGTTAGGGTTGTGCTATCCTTAATGCACCAATAG